One genomic region from Streptomyces sp. NBC_00457 encodes:
- a CDS encoding ABC transporter substrate-binding protein yields MNSFARTTSAVALATVLALVSGCGGSDSDDGDDPDAKAPRKVTYLTSFGNFGRDAYAWVAKDKGYFEEAGFDVQIRPGQGTGGVIPAVVSGQAQFGPIDLTGGLLTMGSGQAKDFVAVAAIQQRTMAAIASTEGNGITAPKDLEGKRLADTPGSVVRNLFPTYARLAGVDAAKVTWVNGDAQTLMGTLASGAVDGIGQFVVGEPTIEAVTKKKPVLLPYSDVIPDLYGNVLITSKKLAEQEPEMVKRFAAALLKGLEYSLANSKEAAEILKRNVDATNPAAAAAELELMAAYVRPEGSGATLGTVDSGRVAKSIALLEDADALPEGMTPEQIIDFDLVPKA; encoded by the coding sequence ATGAACAGCTTCGCCCGTACGACCTCCGCGGTGGCCCTGGCCACGGTTCTGGCCCTGGTGTCGGGGTGCGGCGGCTCCGACTCCGACGACGGTGACGACCCGGACGCCAAGGCGCCGCGGAAGGTGACCTACCTGACCTCGTTCGGCAACTTCGGCCGGGACGCGTACGCCTGGGTCGCCAAGGACAAGGGGTACTTCGAAGAGGCCGGCTTCGATGTGCAGATCAGGCCGGGCCAGGGCACCGGCGGTGTGATTCCGGCCGTGGTGAGCGGTCAGGCGCAGTTCGGCCCGATCGACCTGACGGGCGGTCTGCTGACCATGGGCAGCGGCCAGGCGAAGGACTTCGTCGCGGTGGCCGCCATCCAGCAGCGCACCATGGCCGCGATCGCCTCCACCGAGGGCAACGGCATCACCGCACCCAAGGACCTGGAGGGCAAGCGGCTCGCCGACACGCCCGGCTCGGTCGTGCGCAACCTCTTCCCGACGTACGCCCGGCTGGCCGGAGTGGACGCGGCCAAGGTGACCTGGGTCAACGGCGACGCACAGACCCTGATGGGCACGCTCGCCAGCGGCGCGGTGGACGGCATCGGCCAGTTCGTGGTGGGTGAGCCGACCATCGAGGCGGTGACCAAGAAGAAGCCCGTCCTGCTCCCGTACAGCGATGTGATCCCCGATCTCTACGGAAACGTGCTGATCACGTCCAAGAAGCTGGCCGAGCAGGAGCCGGAGATGGTGAAGAGGTTCGCCGCTGCGCTGCTCAAGGGCCTGGAGTACAGCCTGGCGAACTCGAAGGAGGCTGCCGAGATCCTGAAGCGGAACGTGGACGCCACGAATCCGGCCGCCGCGGCAGCCGAGTTGGAGCTGATGGCCGCGTACGTCAGGCCGGAGGGTTCCGGCGCGACGCTGGGGACGGTGGACTCCGGGCGGGTCGCGAAGAGCATCGCGCTCCTGGAGGACGCGGACGCGCTGCCGGAAGGGATGACCCCTGAACAGATCATCGACTTCGACCTCGTACCGAAAGCCTGA
- a CDS encoding TetR/AcrR family transcriptional regulator, with amino-acid sequence MTSTETIYRGGRGARERILRAAAELFSRDGIHATGVARLAEVAHVSSRTLYQHFPSKEAIVAAYLERFRAEPPVPAVAQLTRDDVDPRERLLALFREPPTSPDAVYRGCVFHNAVVEGAGTMPEVAELVQQHKQAFTHRLAGLAAEAGAPDPETLARRLALLFDGARALSTSLNDTQPFRDAHEVAEMLIDQAIPPAPN; translated from the coding sequence ATGACCAGCACCGAGACGATCTACCGGGGTGGACGTGGCGCACGGGAGCGCATCCTGCGCGCCGCGGCGGAACTGTTCTCACGAGACGGCATTCACGCCACCGGCGTCGCCCGGCTCGCTGAGGTGGCCCACGTGTCCAGCCGCACCCTGTACCAGCACTTCCCCAGCAAGGAGGCCATCGTCGCCGCCTATCTGGAACGCTTCAGGGCCGAGCCGCCGGTGCCCGCCGTGGCGCAACTGACCCGCGACGACGTCGATCCGCGGGAACGCCTGCTCGCCTTGTTCCGCGAACCCCCGACCAGCCCGGACGCGGTATATCGCGGATGCGTGTTCCACAACGCCGTCGTCGAGGGTGCAGGCACCATGCCCGAGGTGGCGGAACTGGTCCAACAGCACAAGCAAGCATTCACCCACCGCCTGGCTGGACTTGCCGCCGAAGCAGGCGCCCCCGATCCGGAAACCCTCGCCCGCCGCCTGGCGCTGCTGTTCGACGGAGCCCGCGCGCTGTCCACCTCACTCAACGACACCCAGCCCTTCCGCGACGCCCACGAAGTCGCGGAAATGCTGATCGACCAGGCCATCCCGCCGGCCCCGAACTGA
- a CDS encoding LLM class F420-dependent oxidoreductase, giving the protein MTLRICVFTEPHRGADYDDQLRFVRLVEAGGFEGFFRADHYQAMGPDPGLPGPTDAWLTLAALARETSRIRLGTLVTSATFRLPGPLAVMVAQVDRMSGGRVELGLGAGWYEREHTSYGIPFPPVRERFDRLEEQLAVITGLWRTPVGETFTHRGTHYQLLDAPALPKPVQMPAPPVIVGGRGPRRTPELAARYADEFNMPFKSVAETARAYRRVAEACERTGRADAGRPPLVLSAGVVAAIGRTDAEARRRAAPLHVKSALPPEDPVIGSPAQLVDRLGEFSAIGANRIHLRLTDFSDLDHLELIAGEVLPQLDPMPRV; this is encoded by the coding sequence ATGACCCTGCGGATCTGCGTCTTCACCGAGCCGCACCGCGGCGCCGACTACGACGACCAGCTGCGCTTCGTACGGCTCGTCGAGGCCGGCGGATTCGAGGGCTTCTTCCGGGCCGACCACTATCAGGCGATGGGCCCCGATCCCGGGCTGCCCGGCCCCACCGACGCCTGGCTCACGCTGGCCGCGCTCGCCCGCGAGACCTCCCGGATCCGGCTCGGCACTCTGGTCACCTCGGCCACCTTCCGGCTGCCCGGCCCGCTCGCCGTGATGGTGGCGCAGGTCGACCGGATGAGCGGCGGGCGGGTCGAACTCGGCCTCGGCGCCGGGTGGTACGAACGGGAGCACACCTCGTACGGCATCCCGTTCCCGCCCGTCCGGGAGCGCTTCGACCGGCTGGAGGAGCAGCTGGCGGTGATCACCGGACTGTGGCGGACACCGGTCGGCGAGACCTTCACTCACCGCGGCACCCACTACCAACTGCTCGACGCGCCCGCCCTGCCGAAGCCCGTGCAGATGCCGGCCCCGCCGGTCATCGTCGGGGGCCGCGGCCCCCGGCGCACGCCGGAGCTGGCCGCCCGGTACGCCGACGAGTTCAACATGCCGTTCAAGTCGGTGGCCGAGACGGCGCGGGCGTACCGGCGGGTCGCCGAGGCCTGCGAGCGGACCGGCCGGGCCGACGCCGGCCGGCCGCCGCTGGTGCTCTCGGCGGGGGTCGTGGCCGCGATCGGCCGTACCGACGCGGAGGCGCGGCGGCGGGCCGCCCCGCTGCACGTCAAGAGCGCGCTGCCGCCGGAGGACCCGGTGATCGGGTCTCCGGCCCAACTCGTGGACCGCCTCGGCGAGTTCTCCGCGATCGGCGCGAACCGGATCCATCTGCGTCTGACCGACTTCAGCGACCTCGACCACCTGGAACTCATCGCGGGTGAGGTGCTCCCGCAGCTGGATCCCATGCCCCGTGTGTAG
- a CDS encoding SDR family oxidoreductase — translation MAAPPKYPYRPSRRDRDRLPRTKPLTGRVIAVTGAGRGIGRAVAARLAAAGAAVAIGDLDAELAMETAGAIGAHPGGRPLGLPLDVTDTPSFEDFLRTVETQLGPIDVLINNAGIMWVGPFEEEPEEAALRQFDVNVHGVQRGMKLVIPGMRKRGRGHVVNIASAASKVAPAGEATYAATKHAVHGYSTAVRAELRGTGVHVSLVMPGVVDTELAVGTATGPTRRLTPDQVADAVLDVVLRPRFEVFVPRQVAALTRLAAVLPGRARDALHHHLVPDQLAALSDRSVRAAYEQRTRTARLPEG, via the coding sequence GTGGCAGCACCGCCCAAGTACCCGTACAGGCCCAGCCGAAGAGACCGCGACAGGCTCCCCCGCACGAAACCGCTGACCGGCCGAGTGATCGCGGTCACCGGTGCGGGCCGCGGAATCGGGCGTGCCGTCGCGGCCCGGCTCGCCGCGGCCGGAGCCGCCGTGGCGATCGGCGATCTCGACGCGGAGCTCGCCATGGAGACGGCCGGCGCCATCGGCGCGCATCCCGGTGGCCGACCGCTCGGGCTGCCTCTCGACGTCACCGACACACCGTCCTTCGAGGACTTCCTGCGCACTGTCGAGACCCAGCTGGGGCCGATCGACGTACTGATCAACAACGCCGGAATCATGTGGGTGGGCCCCTTCGAGGAGGAACCGGAGGAAGCCGCCCTGCGCCAGTTCGACGTCAACGTCCACGGCGTACAGCGGGGGATGAAACTCGTGATCCCGGGGATGCGGAAACGCGGTCGCGGCCACGTGGTGAACATCGCCTCCGCCGCCAGCAAGGTCGCCCCGGCCGGCGAGGCGACCTACGCGGCGACGAAGCACGCCGTCCACGGCTACAGCACAGCCGTCCGCGCCGAACTGCGCGGCACCGGCGTGCACGTGTCCTTGGTGATGCCCGGCGTCGTGGACACCGAGCTGGCCGTGGGCACCGCGACCGGCCCCACCCGGCGCCTGACGCCGGATCAGGTGGCCGACGCGGTGCTCGACGTCGTGCTGCGCCCGCGGTTCGAGGTCTTCGTTCCCCGCCAGGTGGCCGCCCTGACCCGGCTGGCCGCGGTGCTGCCGGGCCGTGCCCGCGACGCCCTGCATCACCACCTTGTCCCCGACCAGCTCGCCGCCCTGTCCGACCGGTCGGTCCGCGCGGCCTACGAGCAGCGCACCCGGACCGCCCGACTGCCCGAAGGATGA
- a CDS encoding ABC transporter ATP-binding protein encodes MIRLTGVSRSFTSRSGSTVALQGIDLHIAEGEFVAVVGRSGCGKSTLLRLIAGLLPVTGGEITIGGERVTGARRDVAMLFQRPALLPWRSVLDNVLLPVEIFGWNKAEHRDRAYRLLATAGLSGFEKHRPHELSGGMQQRVSLCRSLMGEPRVLLMDEPFSALDALTRAELAVELQRVHIESSATVVFVTHSIDEAVLLADRVVVLTPRPGHIRKIVDIGIPRPRTLGRTAYLDEVARCTADLHELLMERDVPTPAETEGR; translated from the coding sequence ATGATCAGACTCACCGGTGTGTCCCGGAGCTTCACCAGCCGGTCCGGTTCGACGGTCGCGCTTCAAGGCATCGATCTGCACATCGCCGAGGGTGAGTTCGTGGCGGTGGTGGGGCGGTCCGGGTGCGGCAAGTCCACCCTGCTGCGGCTGATCGCCGGGCTGCTGCCGGTCACCGGGGGCGAGATCACCATCGGCGGGGAGCGGGTCACCGGAGCCCGGCGGGATGTTGCCATGCTGTTCCAGCGGCCGGCCCTGCTGCCCTGGCGGTCCGTCCTCGACAACGTCCTGCTGCCCGTGGAGATCTTCGGCTGGAACAAGGCCGAGCACCGCGACCGGGCGTACCGGCTGCTGGCGACGGCCGGGCTGAGCGGCTTCGAGAAGCACCGGCCGCACGAGCTCTCCGGCGGGATGCAGCAACGTGTGTCGCTGTGCCGGTCGTTGATGGGCGAGCCACGGGTGCTGCTGATGGACGAGCCGTTCTCCGCACTGGACGCGCTGACCCGCGCGGAACTCGCGGTGGAGCTGCAACGCGTCCACATCGAGAGCTCCGCCACCGTCGTCTTCGTCACCCACTCGATAGACGAGGCCGTGCTGCTCGCCGACCGGGTGGTGGTGCTCACCCCGCGTCCGGGCCATATCCGCAAGATCGTCGACATCGGCATCCCCCGGCCGAGGACCCTGGGCCGTACCGCGTATCTCGACGAAGTGGCCCGGTGCACCGCCGATCTGCACGAGCTGCTGATGGAGCGGGACGTGCCCACGCCGGCCGAAACGGAGGGGCGATGA
- a CDS encoding L-dopachrome tautomerase-related protein has protein sequence MKRRTFLTATTASLAATQLAGPASASPSGSTAGHYEVVARFWGAMPTGVTVSRRGRVFVNFPRWGDDVPFTVAELRGGKPVAYPDTEVNRQDASDLAGHFQSVQSVVVDPADRLWILDTGSPGFAGSSYGGPKLVAVDLRTDRIVRKILFPPEVVPANSYPNDVRFDLRRGAEGMAFITDSGGSNGIIVVDLATGRSWRRLTGHPSALPDKQFLPVIEGEPFMVRPAGGEPTYYETGSDGIALSADGTRLYYCPLSSRRLHSGSTDALADPDATDGEVAATVEDLGFKPMADGLESDDKGRLYGGDLEHNAIWRRSPNGTYRTLAQGRDLLWVDTLSVASDRHLYAIANQLNRLSPFHEGKDLRRKPYLLVRLPIDAGPVRLV, from the coding sequence ATGAAACGACGTACGTTCCTTACGGCGACCACCGCGTCGCTGGCCGCCACCCAGCTCGCCGGACCCGCCTCCGCCTCCCCCTCCGGTTCAACAGCCGGTCACTACGAGGTCGTTGCCCGCTTCTGGGGCGCGATGCCGACGGGTGTCACCGTCTCGCGCCGCGGCCGGGTCTTCGTCAACTTTCCCCGCTGGGGCGACGACGTCCCGTTCACCGTCGCCGAACTGCGGGGCGGGAAGCCGGTGGCCTATCCCGATACCGAGGTGAACCGTCAGGACGCCTCGGACCTGGCCGGGCACTTCCAGTCGGTGCAGAGCGTCGTCGTCGACCCGGCCGACCGGCTGTGGATCCTCGACACCGGAAGCCCGGGGTTCGCCGGGTCCTCCTACGGCGGTCCCAAGCTCGTGGCGGTCGACCTGCGCACCGACCGGATCGTACGGAAGATCCTCTTCCCGCCCGAGGTGGTGCCGGCGAACAGCTACCCCAACGACGTGCGCTTCGACCTGCGGCGCGGCGCCGAGGGCATGGCGTTCATCACCGACTCGGGCGGCTCCAACGGCATCATCGTGGTCGACCTCGCCACGGGCCGCTCCTGGCGGCGGCTGACCGGGCACCCCTCGGCACTCCCGGACAAGCAGTTCCTTCCCGTCATCGAGGGCGAGCCCTTCATGGTCCGTCCCGCGGGCGGCGAGCCCACGTACTACGAGACCGGCTCCGACGGCATCGCTCTCAGCGCCGACGGCACGCGCCTCTACTACTGCCCGCTGTCCAGCCGCCGGCTGCACAGTGGGTCCACCGACGCCCTCGCCGATCCGGACGCCACGGACGGCGAGGTGGCGGCGACGGTCGAGGACCTGGGGTTCAAGCCGATGGCCGACGGCCTGGAGAGCGACGACAAGGGGCGGCTGTACGGCGGCGACCTGGAACACAACGCGATCTGGCGCAGGAGCCCGAACGGCACGTACCGGACCCTCGCCCAGGGGCGCGATCTGCTCTGGGTCGACACCCTGTCCGTCGCCTCGGACCGGCACCTGTACGCCATCGCCAACCAGCTCAACCGGCTGTCGCCCTTCCATGAAGGCAAGGACCTGCGCCGCAAGCCCTACCTCCTGGTCCGCCTGCCGATCGACGCCGGGCCGGTCAGGCTCGTGTGA
- a CDS encoding alpha/beta fold hydrolase — protein MTGPAARRIAVDGVDGVELAAYQWGAPTAPPVVLVHGYPDTSAVWHPVAERLADRFHVTAFDVRGAGASQRPRGLRAYRLSRLEADLAAVLDAVSPDRPVHLVGHDWGSIHSWESVTGTRLAGRIASFTSISGPCLDHVGHLIRARLRPRHPDLPKLLRQAVRSWYIAYFHVPLLPALTWRALGHRWRAFLTGSQGVPGDTPYPAPTLARDAVTGAALYRANMLPRLLRPRDRPTTVPIQLIIPTRDFCVTPVLSYGVEHWTRQIQRRPIDAGHWVQLSHPEEVASRIAEFAHRVEDGSLAHTDH, from the coding sequence GTGACCGGCCCGGCCGCCCGCCGGATCGCCGTGGACGGCGTGGACGGTGTGGAGTTGGCCGCCTACCAGTGGGGAGCGCCCACGGCTCCTCCGGTGGTGCTGGTCCACGGCTATCCGGACACCAGCGCCGTGTGGCACCCCGTCGCCGAGCGCCTGGCCGACCGCTTTCACGTCACCGCCTTCGATGTGCGAGGAGCCGGTGCCTCCCAGCGGCCCAGGGGGCTGCGCGCTTACCGGCTGTCCCGCCTGGAAGCCGACTTGGCGGCGGTTCTCGACGCCGTGAGCCCCGACCGCCCGGTGCACCTGGTCGGACACGACTGGGGATCGATCCACTCCTGGGAGTCGGTCACCGGCACCCGCCTGGCCGGGCGGATCGCCTCGTTCACGTCCATCTCAGGACCCTGCCTGGACCACGTCGGCCACTTGATCCGGGCCCGCCTTCGGCCGCGCCATCCGGATCTGCCGAAGCTGCTGCGGCAGGCCGTACGGTCCTGGTACATCGCCTACTTCCATGTCCCGCTCCTGCCCGCCCTGACCTGGCGAGCACTGGGACACCGCTGGCGCGCCTTCCTCACCGGCTCCCAAGGCGTGCCCGGGGACACCCCCTACCCCGCGCCGACGCTGGCCCGCGACGCCGTGACGGGCGCCGCGCTGTACCGCGCCAACATGCTGCCCCGCCTGCTGCGTCCCCGGGACCGGCCGACCACCGTCCCGATCCAACTCATCATCCCCACCCGCGATTTCTGCGTCACCCCGGTGCTGTCGTACGGAGTGGAGCACTGGACGCGCCAGATACAGCGGCGCCCGATCGACGCCGGGCACTGGGTACAGCTCAGCCACCCCGAGGAGGTCGCGTCCCGGATCGCGGAATTCGCCCACCGCGTCGAGGACGGCTCCCTCGCACACACCGACCACTGA
- a CDS encoding TetR/AcrR family transcriptional regulator: MTSTQTTGRRYGGRDAAQRQQERRTRLIQAGLDLFGTAGYASVSVKQVCSHAGLTERYFYESFRDREDLLAGVYNELIATIAAETAQAAAAAAPDVDAQLRAGLEVFIRTLAGDARKARLVLIEVVGASPRLEVRRREVLHEFAALVAAVVGPPPGPAASSNRLTMTAMSLVGGVNELLVDWTLGHQNATVEELIDLCHTLFTAAYRAISDQP; encoded by the coding sequence ATGACCAGCACGCAGACCACCGGGCGGCGCTACGGCGGACGCGACGCGGCGCAACGACAGCAGGAACGCCGCACCCGCCTCATCCAGGCGGGCCTCGACCTGTTCGGCACGGCCGGATACGCCTCGGTCTCCGTCAAGCAGGTGTGCTCGCATGCCGGACTGACCGAGCGCTACTTCTACGAGTCGTTCCGCGACCGCGAGGACCTTCTCGCCGGGGTCTACAACGAGCTGATCGCTACGATCGCAGCCGAAACCGCGCAGGCCGCAGCCGCTGCCGCACCCGATGTCGACGCCCAACTTCGCGCCGGACTCGAGGTGTTCATCCGCACACTGGCCGGCGACGCCCGCAAGGCCCGCCTGGTGCTCATCGAGGTCGTGGGCGCCAGCCCCCGCCTCGAAGTGCGCCGCCGTGAGGTGCTGCACGAATTCGCAGCACTGGTCGCCGCCGTCGTCGGACCGCCCCCCGGCCCGGCAGCCTCCTCCAACCGGCTCACCATGACCGCGATGAGCCTGGTCGGAGGAGTCAACGAACTCCTCGTGGACTGGACGCTCGGCCACCAGAACGCCACCGTCGAAGAACTGATCGACCTGTGCCACACCCTGTTCACCGCGGCCTATCGAGCCATCAGCGATCAGCCCTGA
- a CDS encoding nuclear transport factor 2 family protein — protein MSEILHSAAATVARWRSAEERGDVEAAVACLSPDVVLSSPLTDQFRFEGSDQLRDFLTVAFAAVKDVRYHTQTGEGDTYALVYRARVGSQSFEEVQMLRLDDEARITEITLFGRPMPALTSLMHLMGPALARQQGRRGLATLMSVSTVPIHVMVSSGDRSMVAKTRPAAR, from the coding sequence GTGTCCGAGATCCTGCACTCCGCCGCCGCTACCGTCGCGCGCTGGCGCTCCGCCGAGGAACGCGGTGATGTCGAAGCCGCGGTCGCGTGCCTGAGCCCGGACGTCGTGCTCAGCTCGCCGCTCACCGACCAGTTCCGATTCGAGGGATCTGACCAGCTGCGCGACTTCCTGACCGTGGCGTTCGCGGCGGTCAAGGACGTCCGCTACCACACCCAGACCGGCGAGGGCGACACGTACGCCCTGGTCTACCGGGCGCGAGTGGGTTCCCAGTCGTTCGAGGAGGTGCAGATGCTGCGGCTCGACGACGAGGCACGCATCACGGAGATCACACTCTTCGGGCGTCCGATGCCGGCCCTCACCTCCCTGATGCACCTCATGGGTCCGGCGCTCGCCCGCCAGCAGGGCCGCCGGGGCCTTGCGACGCTCATGAGCGTCAGCACCGTACCCATTCACGTGATGGTCTCCTCGGGGGACCGCAGCATGGTCGCGAAGACCCGCCCGGCAGCCCGGTAG
- a CDS encoding aldo/keto reductase: MRYLTLGRGNGLRVSEYALGTATFGTRWGAGSERSETARMLDRFADAGGTFLDTAESYQAGESEEILGELLTTRRDRFTVATKFAVGINPTSGVQGTGDSRRNMIRAVEGSLARLRTDRIDLLWVHFPDPVTPTTEIVRALDDLVRSGKILYAGLSNFPAWRTARAVTLAEVRGWAPIVGVQVEYSLVERSADREILPMAEALGLGATFWSPLGGGLLTGKYRHRSEGRLTTLGRLIHTEDTEQKSTVLNTVLRIADELGTTAAQVAIAWLRHRATIATTGLVPVIGPRTVSQLDTYLAALDVELSHEQYQQLDKASRIPLGQPHESVAARTPTLLGGSDIDFRQPTVPVA, translated from the coding sequence ATGCGGTACCTGACCCTCGGCCGCGGCAACGGCCTGCGCGTCTCGGAATACGCTCTGGGAACCGCAACCTTCGGCACCCGGTGGGGCGCCGGCAGCGAGCGGAGTGAGACGGCTCGGATGCTGGACCGGTTCGCTGACGCGGGCGGTACCTTCCTCGACACCGCCGAGAGCTATCAGGCCGGCGAGTCCGAAGAGATCCTCGGGGAGTTGCTGACCACCCGGCGCGACCGGTTCACCGTGGCCACGAAGTTCGCCGTCGGCATCAATCCCACCTCGGGCGTGCAAGGCACCGGCGACTCCCGTCGGAACATGATCCGGGCGGTCGAGGGCAGCCTGGCCCGGCTCCGCACCGATCGCATCGACCTGCTGTGGGTCCATTTCCCGGACCCGGTCACCCCGACGACGGAGATCGTGCGTGCGCTGGACGATCTGGTGCGCTCCGGGAAGATCCTCTACGCCGGGCTGTCGAACTTCCCGGCCTGGCGCACCGCGCGGGCCGTCACCCTCGCGGAGGTGCGCGGCTGGGCCCCGATCGTGGGCGTGCAGGTCGAGTACAGCCTCGTCGAACGCTCCGCCGACCGGGAAATCCTGCCGATGGCCGAAGCGCTCGGCTTGGGCGCGACGTTCTGGTCACCGCTGGGCGGCGGGCTGCTGACCGGCAAGTATCGCCACCGGTCGGAGGGGCGACTCACCACGCTGGGTCGACTGATCCACACCGAAGACACCGAACAGAAAAGCACCGTGCTCAACACCGTCCTGCGCATCGCCGACGAACTCGGCACCACCGCGGCGCAGGTCGCGATCGCGTGGCTACGGCACCGCGCGACAATCGCCACCACCGGACTCGTCCCGGTGATCGGCCCACGCACCGTGTCCCAGTTGGACACCTACCTCGCCGCCCTCGACGTCGAACTCAGCCACGAGCAATACCAGCAACTGGACAAAGCCAGCCGGATCCCGCTCGGCCAACCCCACGAATCCGTAGCCGCCCGCACCCCGACCCTGCTCGGCGGCTCCGACATCGACTTCCGGCAACCGACCGTCCCCGTCGCCTGA
- a CDS encoding low temperature requirement protein A: protein MATNSEHARLVATEGGHRVTPAELFFDLVFVYAITQVTALMAADPRRCWGMPGRAPYTPREGVMLV from the coding sequence GTGGCGACGAACAGCGAACATGCCCGGTTGGTGGCGACGGAGGGCGGCCACCGAGTGACACCGGCGGAGCTCTTCTTCGACCTGGTCTTCGTGTACGCCATCACCCAGGTCACCGCCCTGATGGCGGCCGACCCGAGACGGTGCTGGGGCATGCCCGGACGGGCGCCGTACACACCCCGTGAAGGGGTCATGCTTGTTTGA
- a CDS encoding oxidoreductase: MTTNRPVALVTGASSGIGKQTALALVAAGFEVAGTGRDTSRVTPLRGVTFFDLDVVSDKSVTAVVQQVIDRFGRIDVLVNNAGVGSIGAAEETSLAQAQGVFDINVFGVMRMVKEVLPHMRARGRGRIINLSSVQGFIPAPYMAVYGASKHAIEGYSQSLDHEVRQYGVRSLIVEPAYTDTGFEANSAKPDTPLQVYADQRHIFDRLMAEAIKGGDDPAVVAKAVVAAVTDAKPKLRYAAGPMAGRARMLRFVPAWVLDKQVRTMNKLTG, from the coding sequence ATGACGACAAATCGGCCGGTGGCCCTGGTGACGGGCGCCTCCTCCGGCATTGGCAAGCAGACCGCGCTCGCGCTGGTCGCAGCTGGTTTCGAGGTGGCCGGCACGGGCCGCGACACCTCGCGCGTCACCCCGCTCCGGGGTGTGACGTTCTTCGACCTCGACGTGGTCAGTGACAAGTCGGTCACCGCCGTGGTCCAGCAGGTGATCGACCGGTTCGGGCGGATCGACGTCCTGGTCAACAACGCAGGCGTCGGCTCGATCGGCGCGGCCGAGGAGACCTCCCTCGCGCAGGCCCAGGGCGTCTTCGACATCAACGTCTTCGGGGTCATGCGCATGGTGAAGGAGGTCCTGCCGCACATGCGCGCCCGGGGGCGCGGGCGCATCATCAACCTCTCGTCCGTGCAGGGGTTCATCCCCGCTCCCTACATGGCCGTCTACGGCGCGTCCAAGCACGCGATCGAGGGCTACTCCCAGTCCCTGGACCACGAGGTCCGGCAGTACGGCGTCCGCTCGCTCATCGTCGAACCCGCCTACACCGACACCGGGTTCGAGGCCAACAGCGCCAAGCCCGACACGCCCCTGCAGGTCTACGCGGACCAGCGGCACATCTTCGACCGCCTGATGGCGGAGGCGATCAAGGGCGGTGACGACCCCGCCGTGGTCGCCAAGGCGGTCGTCGCGGCAGTGACCGACGCGAAGCCGAAACTGCGCTACGCCGCCGGCCCCATGGCCGGACGCGCACGCATGCTCCGCTTCGTTCCCGCCTGGGTCCTGGACAAGCAGGTCCGCACGATGAACAAGCTCACCGGCTGA
- a CDS encoding SDR family NAD(P)-dependent oxidoreductase, translating to MFDDYHQHTVIVIVTGSGLGAEFARQLAARGANLVLVARRADRLQNAAATITRRRP from the coding sequence TTGTTTGATGACTATCACCAGCACACCGTCATCGTCATCGTCACCGGCTCCGGCCTCGGCGCGGAGTTCGCGAGGCAACTGGCCGCCCGCGGCGCGAACCTCGTGCTCGTCGCCCGCCGGGCGGACCGACTGCAGAACGCTGCCGCGACGATCACCCGTCGCCGTCCTTGA